One Gloeothece citriformis PCC 7424 DNA window includes the following coding sequences:
- a CDS encoding tyrosine-type recombinase/integrase, whose product MMVTSQLLFSAKLTRSTPPPKQPSERDREYLRPYEVEAMIKAARKVGRHGVRDSAIILLMFRHGLRTAELVTLKWSQIDLTGGYIEVHRVKHGHDSIHPLRSSELRALRQIQRDYPETQYVFVSERKAPLSTRTIRHLVARAGLLANIGEAVHPHQLRHACGYYLASQGHDTRAIQDYLGHKNIYHTVRYTQMSPSRFETFWTD is encoded by the coding sequence ATGATGGTCACATCCCAACTTCTGTTTTCGGCAAAGTTAACTCGTTCAACTCCTCCCCCGAAGCAACCATCAGAACGAGATAGGGAATACTTGCGTCCTTATGAAGTAGAAGCCATGATTAAGGCAGCAAGAAAAGTGGGAAGACATGGAGTACGAGATAGTGCCATCATTTTACTCATGTTTCGACATGGACTGCGAACTGCGGAGTTAGTTACCCTGAAATGGTCGCAGATAGATTTAACCGGGGGCTATATTGAAGTCCATCGGGTAAAACATGGTCATGACAGTATTCATCCGTTACGTTCCTCTGAATTAAGAGCATTGCGTCAAATACAACGAGATTATCCTGAAACCCAGTATGTTTTTGTCTCGGAACGCAAAGCCCCCCTGTCTACGAGAACTATACGTCATCTCGTAGCCAGAGCAGGATTATTAGCCAACATTGGTGAAGCAGTTCATCCTCACCAACTACGTCACGCTTGTGGCTATTATCTAGCGTCACAGGGGCATGATACCAGAGCGATTCAAGACTATTTAGGACACAAGAATATTTACCATACCGTTCGTTATACCCAAATGTCTCCTAGTCGCTTTGAAACTTTTTGGACAGACTAA
- a CDS encoding CopG family transcriptional regulator, whose amino-acid sequence MPKGRKRVKGVPELHDELKTRVSISLTPTAVTGLDNLANQHGLSRSEFIELIGREKILINLPAENQEGIASHLTASGIAAMTFLERENLPCCTGVYLVVDPDLHIYSGSTLNLYQEFQTESFLQSLHHFYREFEQYNQHQDLQKLASDLKIFWIECYDKSKRLDSFQKILLDAFYNTVAAHIIKPQLNI is encoded by the coding sequence ATGCCGAAAGGTCGTAAACGGGTTAAGGGCGTTCCTGAGCTACATGATGAGCTAAAAACGCGGGTCAGTATATCTTTGACCCCTACGGCAGTTACAGGATTGGACAATTTAGCGAATCAACATGGCTTATCTCGTTCAGAATTTATTGAGCTAATTGGAAGAGAAAAGATTTTAATTAATTTACCTGCTGAGAATCAAGAAGGTATCGCATCACATTTAACAGCTAGTGGAATAGCTGCAATGACGTTTTTAGAACGGGAAAACTTACCTTGTTGTACAGGGGTATATTTGGTGGTTGACCCTGATCTTCATATTTATAGTGGTTCTACTCTTAATTTATATCAAGAATTTCAAACGGAAAGCTTTTTGCAGAGCCTCCATCATTTTTATCGAGAATTTGAGCAATATAATCAACATCAAGATCTACAAAAATTGGCTTCGGATCTAAAAATATTTTGGATAGAATGTTACGATAAATCGAAGCGTCTTGACTCATTTCAAAAAATATTATTAGATGCTTTTTATAATACTGTGGCTGCCCATATCATTAAGCCTCAGCTAAACATATAA
- a CDS encoding Tn3 family transposase — translation MTSIERTAYPRFKRYYTHNELKQIYTPTSIDKKFALEHTIGENNYLNLTVLLKVFQKLGYFPNLNEVPQSIKEHIKKELSLPLNQVIGYKGARSLFRHKQLIRSYLQVISYNKSASLLVDEIVTQSAYIMDNPADLINVALEELIKNRYELPSFRELDRQVNHLRTRVNQTLFSETIKRLNPELSQSLNDLLLSQPSENLTLFNQLKALPKRPSRNHLNDLLAHELWLSHFGDISDYLQHINQAKIKHFAAEATVLDATSVKRIKLPKRLTILLCLLYESQKQSRDNLTEMFLKRMATLHKKAQDQLEEIKQQYQQTSDRLLSTFQEVLQVLSDEDKPEIPQELLQAVESTLTASGGVEKLLSQCEAVTAYKGNNYYPLLWGFYQSHRAAFFRLIQTVKLESTTTDRRLIDALNFLLENSHRRGEWLTGKVDLSFASKEWQKLVLVIVTQNQTPKINRRSFEVCVFSYLASELKSGDVCVKGSGSFADWRKQLMPWDECLPMVADYCRLLDLPNCADNFIEHLKNWLSSTANCVDQAYPTNEQVIINEKGEPTLKKLLARPTQESLKNLEAIIMERIPNRNLIDILHNVDYWTNFTRHFGPLSGSDPKLKNPTERYLLTVFTYGCNLGASQAARHMRGIVNAKSLSNINSRHISIEQLNRGIIDIINRYNVLDLPNLWGQGDSAAADGTKYDVREQNLLSEYHIRYGGYGGIAYHHVADKYIALFSHFIPCGTWEAVYIIDGLLKNKSDLQPNTIHADTQGQSTPVFALSYLLGIKLMPRIRNWKDLNFYRPDKKTVYQHIDSLFKDTINWELIRTHWSDLMQVVLSIYTGKISSASLLRKLGNYSRKNRLYRAFRELGRVIRTIFLLEYISDIKLRQKITAATNKVEAYHGFSKWFFFGGDSIINSNDREEMEKRIKYNDLVANAVIFQNVVDLTEVLQQLQREGYFLDKEDVSALSPYLTSHIKRFGDYFLDLTQAPPRLDDLIVFTF, via the coding sequence GTGACCTCTATTGAAAGAACAGCTTACCCCAGATTTAAACGTTATTATACTCATAATGAACTCAAGCAAATTTATACACCAACATCAATCGACAAGAAATTTGCCTTAGAGCATACCATTGGAGAAAATAACTATTTAAACCTGACAGTTCTTTTAAAAGTTTTTCAAAAATTAGGCTATTTCCCCAACTTGAATGAAGTCCCTCAGTCCATCAAAGAACATATCAAAAAAGAACTCTCATTGCCCTTAAATCAAGTCATAGGATATAAAGGGGCGAGAAGCCTTTTTCGACATAAACAATTAATTCGGTCTTACCTTCAAGTAATCTCCTATAATAAATCAGCCAGTTTATTAGTTGACGAGATCGTAACCCAGTCAGCTTATATTATGGATAATCCGGCAGATTTAATTAATGTCGCCCTGGAAGAGTTAATCAAAAATCGCTATGAACTTCCCTCTTTTCGGGAATTAGATAGACAAGTTAATCATCTAAGAACCAGGGTTAATCAAACGCTTTTCTCAGAAACAATAAAGAGATTAAATCCTGAATTAAGTCAATCACTTAATGACCTCTTGTTAAGTCAGCCGTCAGAAAACTTAACGCTATTTAATCAACTCAAAGCTCTACCCAAGCGACCCTCTCGCAACCATCTCAATGATTTATTAGCTCATGAACTATGGCTAAGTCATTTCGGAGATATTAGCGATTATTTACAGCATATAAACCAAGCGAAAATTAAACATTTTGCTGCTGAAGCTACAGTCTTAGATGCCACTTCAGTCAAGAGAATTAAGCTCCCTAAACGTCTGACTATTTTACTTTGTCTTCTCTACGAATCTCAAAAGCAAAGTCGTGATAATTTAACGGAAATGTTTTTAAAAAGAATGGCCACCCTTCACAAAAAAGCTCAAGACCAACTTGAAGAAATTAAACAACAGTATCAACAAACTAGCGATCGACTTTTATCAACATTTCAAGAAGTCTTACAAGTCTTGTCTGACGAAGACAAACCAGAAATCCCACAGGAGCTTTTACAAGCTGTAGAGTCAACTTTGACCGCATCAGGTGGTGTCGAAAAACTTTTAAGTCAATGTGAAGCTGTGACGGCTTATAAAGGCAATAATTATTATCCGCTTCTTTGGGGCTTTTATCAAAGTCATCGTGCCGCTTTCTTTCGATTAATTCAGACAGTTAAATTAGAATCGACGACGACAGATAGGCGATTAATAGATGCCCTCAATTTTTTACTAGAGAATAGTCATCGACGGGGGGAATGGTTAACCGGAAAGGTTGATTTATCTTTCGCGTCAAAAGAATGGCAAAAATTAGTCCTAGTAATAGTAACTCAAAATCAGACCCCAAAAATTAACCGTCGCTCCTTTGAAGTTTGTGTTTTTTCCTACTTAGCATCGGAACTAAAATCAGGAGATGTCTGCGTTAAGGGAAGTGGGTCATTTGCCGATTGGCGTAAACAATTAATGCCCTGGGATGAATGTCTCCCAATGGTAGCAGATTACTGTAGATTATTAGACTTACCTAACTGTGCAGACAATTTTATTGAGCATCTTAAAAATTGGTTAAGTTCAACAGCTAATTGTGTTGACCAAGCTTATCCAACCAATGAACAAGTCATTATTAATGAGAAGGGAGAACCAACTTTAAAGAAACTATTAGCGCGTCCAACTCAAGAAAGCTTGAAAAATTTGGAAGCGATTATTATGGAGAGAATTCCTAACCGAAACCTGATTGATATTTTACATAATGTAGATTATTGGACAAACTTTACGAGACATTTTGGCCCATTAAGTGGTAGTGACCCAAAACTTAAAAATCCTACAGAACGTTATTTATTAACGGTTTTTACCTATGGTTGTAATCTGGGAGCCTCTCAAGCGGCTCGTCACATGAGAGGAATAGTTAATGCGAAATCGCTCTCTAATATTAATAGTCGTCATATTAGTATTGAGCAATTAAATCGCGGTATTATTGATATTATTAATCGTTATAATGTCTTGGATTTACCTAATCTTTGGGGGCAAGGAGATTCTGCGGCAGCCGATGGGACAAAGTATGATGTAAGAGAGCAAAACTTATTGTCAGAATATCATATCCGTTATGGCGGTTATGGGGGTATTGCTTATCATCATGTGGCTGATAAATATATTGCTTTATTTAGTCATTTTATTCCCTGTGGGACTTGGGAGGCTGTCTATATTATTGATGGACTTCTTAAAAATAAATCAGACCTTCAACCTAACACTATTCATGCGGATACTCAGGGACAGTCAACGCCGGTTTTTGCTCTTTCTTATCTCTTAGGAATTAAGTTAATGCCCCGGATTCGTAATTGGAAGGACTTAAATTTTTATCGTCCTGATAAAAAGACAGTATATCAACATATTGATTCTTTATTTAAAGATACTATTAATTGGGAACTAATTAGAACTCATTGGTCAGATTTGATGCAGGTAGTTTTGTCAATTTATACGGGAAAAATTTCTTCTGCGTCTCTGTTACGGAAGCTAGGGAATTATAGTCGTAAGAATCGCCTATACAGAGCTTTTCGTGAATTAGGACGGGTAATTAGAACTATCTTTTTATTAGAGTATATTTCTGACATAAAATTGAGACAAAAGATTACGGCAGCTACCAATAAAGTAGAGGCTTATCATGGTTTTTCTAAATGGTTCTTTTTTGGCGGTGATAGTATAATTAATTCTAATGATAGAGAGGAAATGGAAAAGCGCATCAAGTATAATGATTTGGTAGCGAATGCGGTCATTTTCCAGAATGTTGTTGATCTAACCGAGGTCTTACAGCAACTTCAAAGAGAAGGCTATTTTTTAGACAAAGAAGATGTTTCGGCTTTGAGTCCTTATTTAACCAGTCATATAAAACGGTTTGGCGATTATTTCCTTGATTTAACACAAGCCCCTCCACGATTAGATGATTTGATTGTCTTCACTTTTTAA
- a CDS encoding papain fold toxin domain-containing protein — MITINQEQLRQIKKLIEKYKNLECVDCAENLQKSLMWQGIRGKRIKLYTGFGIGRNSYIYDE, encoded by the coding sequence ATTATTACAATTAACCAAGAGCAGTTACGACAAATTAAAAAGCTTATAGAAAAATACAAAAATCTTGAATGTGTTGATTGTGCTGAAAATTTACAAAAATCCTTGATGTGGCAAGGAATCAGAGGAAAGCGAATTAAACTTTATACAGGTTTCGGCATAGGACGCAATAGTTATATTTATGATGAATAA
- a CDS encoding NB-ARC domain-containing protein, with amino-acid sequence MEIFNFSPRIFGFKKPSETGLIEIQITDEPQREIKGNIIFVHGLGADRRLTWYYQNAKQPNGHENDFWPRWLGEDLPGFRIWLFGYNAKKFFLEPGQAASRYDQAGNLLEHLKAKELDKYPLWFVAHSLGGLVVKEMLQVAQINNDNEKIIQRVRGVVFLATPHVGSDLVKLGNIIERISMGLLGLSVSTRELEAHNAGLQLLDEWYRQQAVALEIATLPFYEMYDTWGIKVVDGDSANPKVSNQERPIAVEANHIEIAKCCSKDNLVYTRVKQFIMKSSQIKSFSQTESMVAISRENLSEMPTIYHQFLGREDDLSTLKRWIIAERTRVVMLHGMKGIGKTSLAVEITKSIKQDFGIISWKDIRYVTSLDDLLENLLKDWLGQGQGNITPFKHRIKTIINYLNEHKCLLILDDITDLIRDKEESKKLSEFVRQVSEINHQSCLLITGSEELTNINISRSSHYQSHQVKGLNVEDIEKLLQSEDDPLYPSIQTEEGRSTWENLCSYYGGHPKALEIAANTIRQIFGGDIHQFIEPRISHGYPTISEAIQNLLNQQFRKLDREEKIIMYALAVEGVPLCFDKLKEDLKFSCDETKLQKLLYFGLVEKRQNQTTDPTKLKSQFIQIPFVIDYVVDQLISIIIEEIKTGQLSVLKEIILRKAQAKDYIKDVQIRRIVKPIVEGLVRELGNKQALENHLFQLVENLREQRLTCGYAVGNIINLLLNLGTDLSNQNFSNLVIWQGDFQGISLRHTDFTNSDLSKSRFSETMSSVLSLAFSQEGEYFITGEGNGDLRVWRIKDLTQIQMLKKAHISQVWAVAFHPKKNLFVSGSEDGTVRLWRWDEENAHSPQNLESQQLQSSVRAIAFSRDGGFLAIANDQCITLWDFRGDDTPIKYFNTLPIAEVSAIAFAQTKDNVSILATGSQNGTVSLYNVRSAKQLGQSKHHNEIIRSLSFNPTNDTLATASEDGTVHFWDIGNLSSYQVLKDPFMRKIWALSFSQDGKFLATGSLDSNDRGPEEYNVRLWELSSYTTEVLKGHRHSKQLRCLAFCPNPNQSDLLVSGGDDRSIKFWNVTEHKCEKTVQGFRNRIWSVVFNFTNSMIACSSEDNQIHLWNKSEQQTWKFFKSLSGHTDSVWSVAFSPNDHWLASGCEDGQVRLWNLETGNYILLKGHNNRVRIVVFSPDGKWLAGGGNDRSVILWNVETGEIFQKLDEEHNGHQRRVLSITFSSDGQFIASSSRDQTIRVWDLNSPTIGPMVILNEHKDQVHSIAFSPQDSNLLVSGSFDKTVKLWDVANSNVIKTFEGHKKGVLSVAFAPNGQIVASGGHDQTIRLWDINGNHLSNLEGHKGAVESMVFSQDSETIATASQDETLKIWKISTNQCLQTLSPEKPYKGMKIAGIQNLGIAKAQLIELGAIE; translated from the coding sequence ATGGAAATATTCAATTTTAGTCCCCGTATTTTCGGGTTTAAAAAGCCATCTGAGACAGGCTTGATTGAAATTCAGATCACCGATGAGCCTCAAAGAGAGATAAAAGGAAATATTATTTTTGTTCATGGATTAGGAGCCGATAGGCGGCTGACTTGGTACTATCAAAATGCAAAACAACCAAATGGGCATGAAAATGACTTTTGGCCTCGTTGGTTGGGAGAAGATTTGCCAGGTTTTCGGATATGGCTGTTCGGTTATAATGCCAAGAAATTTTTTCTAGAACCAGGACAAGCAGCCTCTCGCTATGATCAAGCAGGAAATTTACTGGAGCATCTCAAAGCTAAGGAATTAGATAAGTATCCTCTCTGGTTTGTCGCTCATAGCTTGGGAGGATTAGTCGTCAAAGAGATGTTGCAAGTAGCCCAAATCAATAATGATAATGAGAAAATTATCCAGCGAGTCAGGGGAGTAGTGTTTTTGGCAACACCTCATGTCGGTTCCGATTTAGTTAAGTTAGGAAACATTATTGAAAGGATTTCAATGGGATTGTTGGGTCTGTCGGTAAGCACAAGAGAGTTAGAAGCCCATAATGCAGGATTGCAACTGTTAGATGAATGGTATCGCCAGCAAGCAGTAGCTCTAGAAATTGCTACCTTACCTTTCTATGAAATGTATGATACTTGGGGAATAAAAGTAGTCGATGGAGATAGTGCCAATCCCAAAGTGAGCAATCAAGAACGTCCAATTGCAGTAGAAGCCAATCACATAGAAATAGCCAAATGCTGTTCAAAAGATAATTTAGTCTATACGCGAGTTAAGCAATTTATTATGAAAAGTTCACAAATTAAGAGTTTTAGTCAAACTGAGAGTATGGTAGCTATTAGTCGGGAAAACTTATCAGAAATGCCAACAATTTACCACCAATTTTTAGGGCGTGAGGATGATTTATCGACTTTAAAGCGTTGGATTATTGCTGAGAGAACTCGTGTAGTTATGCTGCATGGAATGAAAGGGATTGGAAAAACATCTTTAGCAGTTGAAATCACAAAATCTATAAAACAAGACTTTGGTATTATTTCTTGGAAAGATATCCGATACGTTACCTCTTTAGATGATTTATTAGAAAACTTGCTTAAGGATTGGTTGGGTCAGGGACAGGGAAATATTACGCCTTTCAAACATCGTATTAAAACGATAATAAACTACTTAAATGAACATAAATGTTTATTAATTTTAGATGATATTACAGATTTGATAAGAGATAAAGAAGAGTCTAAAAAACTTAGTGAGTTTGTTAGACAAGTTTCTGAAATAAATCATCAAAGTTGTTTACTAATAACAGGCTCTGAAGAATTAACAAATATTAATATCTCTAGAAGCTCTCACTACCAGAGTCATCAAGTTAAAGGGTTAAACGTTGAAGATATTGAAAAACTTCTTCAATCAGAAGACGATCCTCTATATCCTTCAATACAAACAGAAGAAGGACGATCTACGTGGGAAAATTTATGCAGTTATTATGGGGGACACCCCAAAGCTTTAGAAATTGCTGCTAATACAATTAGACAAATTTTTGGTGGCGATATTCACCAATTTATCGAACCTAGAATTAGTCATGGATATCCTACAATTTCAGAGGCTATTCAAAATTTACTGAATCAACAGTTTAGGAAATTAGATAGAGAAGAAAAAATTATTATGTATGCCCTGGCAGTTGAAGGAGTGCCACTTTGCTTTGATAAGCTGAAGGAAGATTTAAAATTCTCTTGCGACGAAACAAAGCTGCAAAAACTGCTTTATTTCGGCTTAGTTGAAAAACGACAAAATCAAACAACAGACCCAACCAAATTAAAGAGTCAGTTTATCCAAATTCCGTTTGTTATAGATTATGTAGTTGATCAATTAATTTCAATAATTATTGAGGAAATCAAAACCGGTCAACTATCTGTTTTGAAAGAGATTATTCTTCGTAAAGCTCAGGCTAAAGATTATATTAAAGATGTACAAATCCGTCGTATTGTTAAGCCAATTGTAGAGGGACTTGTCAGAGAATTGGGAAATAAACAAGCTTTAGAAAACCATCTATTCCAATTAGTAGAGAATTTACGTGAACAACGGCTCACCTGCGGGTATGCAGTCGGAAACATTATTAACTTACTATTAAATTTAGGAACTGATTTAAGTAATCAGAATTTCTCCAATTTGGTAATTTGGCAGGGGGATTTTCAGGGAATTTCTCTGCGTCATACGGATTTTACCAACTCTGATCTTAGTAAATCTAGATTTTCCGAAACTATGAGTAGTGTGTTATCGCTTGCTTTTAGTCAAGAGGGTGAGTATTTTATAACTGGTGAAGGGAATGGAGATCTTCGTGTCTGGCGAATTAAAGATTTAACTCAAATACAAATGTTGAAAAAAGCTCATATTAGTCAAGTTTGGGCAGTGGCTTTTCATCCTAAAAAAAATTTGTTCGTTAGTGGGAGTGAAGACGGAACGGTTCGTCTATGGCGATGGGATGAAGAGAATGCTCATTCGCCCCAAAATCTTGAATCACAGCAACTTCAATCCTCTGTTCGAGCAATTGCTTTTAGTCGGGATGGGGGGTTTTTGGCTATTGCCAATGATCAATGTATTACTTTATGGGATTTCAGAGGGGATGACACTCCGATTAAATATTTCAACACCTTACCTATTGCAGAAGTTTCTGCTATTGCCTTTGCTCAAACAAAGGATAACGTTTCAATCTTAGCCACTGGCAGTCAAAATGGTACGGTAAGTCTATACAATGTAAGGAGTGCAAAACAATTGGGTCAATCGAAGCACCATAACGAGATTATTCGCAGCTTAAGTTTCAATCCTACAAATGACACATTAGCGACTGCTAGTGAGGATGGTACAGTACATTTTTGGGATATTGGCAATCTTTCCTCTTATCAAGTTTTAAAAGATCCCTTTATGAGAAAAATATGGGCGTTATCTTTTAGCCAAGATGGAAAATTTTTGGCTACCGGCAGTTTGGATAGCAATGACAGAGGCCCAGAAGAATATAATGTCCGGTTATGGGAGCTTAGTAGCTATACCACCGAAGTTTTGAAAGGACATAGACATAGCAAGCAGCTACGTTGTTTGGCTTTTTGCCCGAACCCTAACCAGTCAGACCTACTCGTCAGTGGTGGGGATGATCGTAGTATTAAATTTTGGAATGTTACAGAACATAAATGTGAGAAAACTGTTCAAGGATTTAGGAATAGAATTTGGTCAGTGGTTTTTAATTTTACTAATTCAATGATTGCTTGTTCAAGTGAAGACAATCAAATTCATTTATGGAACAAAAGTGAGCAACAGACATGGAAATTTTTCAAGTCTTTATCTGGCCATACTGATTCAGTTTGGTCTGTAGCATTTAGTCCTAATGACCATTGGTTAGCTAGTGGCTGTGAGGACGGTCAAGTACGTCTTTGGAATCTAGAAACGGGAAATTATATTCTTTTAAAGGGACATAATAATCGAGTTCGCATAGTCGTATTCAGCCCTGATGGAAAATGGTTAGCAGGGGGGGGAAATGACCGTAGTGTCATCTTATGGAATGTTGAAACCGGAGAAATTTTTCAAAAACTAGATGAAGAGCATAATGGACACCAAAGACGAGTGCTATCGATTACTTTTAGCTCTGATGGCCAATTCATTGCTAGTAGCAGCCGAGATCAGACGATTCGTGTCTGGGATCTTAATTCTCCAACGATTGGCCCTATGGTAATCTTGAATGAACATAAGGATCAGGTTCACTCAATAGCCTTTAGCCCACAAGATAGTAACCTATTAGTTAGTGGTAGCTTTGATAAAACAGTAAAATTATGGGATGTCGCCAATTCCAACGTTATTAAAACTTTTGAAGGTCATAAAAAAGGAGTGCTTTCGGTAGCTTTTGCTCCCAATGGACAAATAGTTGCCAGTGGAGGACACGATCAAACTATCAGATTATGGGATATTAACGGAAATCATTTAAGTAATTTAGAAGGTCATAAAGGAGCAGTGGAATCTATGGTTTTTAGCCAAGATTCTGAGACAATAGCTACTGCTAGTCAAGACGAAACTCTAAAAATTTGGAAGATTTCCACAAACCAGTGTCTTCAAACTTTAAGTCCAGAGAAGCCCTATAAGGGAATGAAGATTGCTGGTATTCAAAATTTAGGTATTGCAAAAGCTCAACTTATCGAATTAGGGGCGATCGAGTAA
- a CDS encoding helix-turn-helix domain-containing protein: protein MTTSPNLAVRVRETRSRLRLAQTQFAHLLGVSIQTVNRWENGKTQPLPGQLFYNTQTEIEELEEESTGQTELSKTRLGALEILILSLAIQSFLDKQVLSLRRKTILNDIQPRILTNIRD, encoded by the coding sequence GTGACTACTTCACCTAATTTAGCCGTTCGGGTGCGGGAAACTCGCTCTCGTTTGAGGTTAGCTCAAACCCAATTCGCTCATCTGTTGGGGGTTTCTATTCAGACTGTAAACCGATGGGAGAATGGGAAGACTCAACCTTTACCAGGACAGTTATTTTATAACACTCAAACAGAAATTGAAGAGTTAGAAGAAGAAAGCACTGGACAAACAGAATTAAGTAAAACTCGTCTTGGTGCGCTAGAAATACTAATTCTTTCATTAGCAATTCAATCTTTTTTGGATAAACAAGTTTTAAGTTTAAGAAGAAAAACTATTTTGAATGATATACAACCCAGAATCCTTACTAATATTCGAGACTAA
- a CDS encoding DUF4145 domain-containing protein encodes MLSQNLRNKYISRFEELITRGEQIKEDVEIIPKKYYRKPFSSSFEPSIEIPETTKINDQNFFLWKHNCRSLLEQIIPPNSVHRKILDDTNTYWSSESELNDLMSILKALKEDFEKGYLDDLEIKIEAEMAADYMGQAEKLMTEGQTGQYDHVPAAVLAGAVLEKELRMLCSKQTPPISTVNSKGDKLTLNPLIDELKKAGLFNELKAKQLRAWADIRNKAAHGEFDQFNRSDVEVMIKGINEFLANYLT; translated from the coding sequence ATGTTATCTCAAAATTTACGTAATAAATATATTTCTCGGTTTGAAGAACTAATTACACGGGGAGAACAAATCAAAGAAGATGTTGAAATTATACCAAAAAAATATTATCGAAAGCCTTTTTCTTCGAGCTTTGAGCCTTCAATTGAAATACCTGAAACCACAAAAATTAACGATCAAAACTTCTTTCTATGGAAGCATAATTGTAGATCATTGTTAGAACAGATTATTCCTCCTAATAGTGTTCATAGAAAAATTCTTGATGATACAAATACATACTGGAGTAGTGAAAGTGAGCTTAATGATTTAATGTCTATTCTCAAAGCCCTAAAAGAAGATTTTGAAAAGGGATATTTAGATGATTTAGAAATTAAAATTGAAGCTGAGATGGCAGCAGACTACATGGGGCAGGCAGAAAAGCTAATGACTGAAGGTCAAACAGGTCAATATGACCATGTACCAGCAGCAGTTTTAGCAGGAGCAGTTCTAGAAAAAGAATTACGAATGCTTTGCTCTAAACAAACTCCTCCTATATCAACAGTTAATAGTAAAGGGGACAAACTTACTTTAAATCCTTTAATTGACGAACTCAAGAAAGCAGGTTTATTTAATGAGTTAAAAGCTAAACAGCTTAGAGCATGGGCAGACATTCGTAATAAAGCGGCTCATGGAGAGTTTGACCAATTTAATCGTTCTGATGTTGAAGTCATGATTAAAGGAATTAATGAGTTTTTAGCTAATTATCTTACATAA